In Meiothermus ruber DSM 1279, the following proteins share a genomic window:
- a CDS encoding ferritin codes for MPKAVQTMISSKLAQKLQEQVGHELGAHQQYLAIGTYFAQQNLDKWAALFYQQAAEEKEHAMKIVRFLTDVGEVVHFPAIPAASTGFKSAADAVAQALKWERTVTEQFQTMAKIALAEGDYVGFQFLQWFLEEQVEEVSSMEKYLALVESGINLFQAEALLEVEA; via the coding sequence ATGCCAAAGGCCGTGCAAACCATGATCTCGAGCAAACTCGCCCAGAAACTTCAGGAGCAGGTCGGCCACGAACTCGGCGCGCACCAGCAGTACCTGGCCATCGGCACCTACTTCGCCCAGCAGAACCTGGACAAGTGGGCTGCGCTCTTTTACCAGCAGGCCGCGGAGGAAAAAGAGCACGCCATGAAGATTGTGCGCTTTCTGACCGATGTGGGGGAGGTGGTGCATTTCCCGGCCATCCCGGCGGCCTCCACCGGCTTCAAAAGCGCGGCGGATGCGGTGGCGCAGGCCCTCAAGTGGGAGCGCACCGTGACCGAGCAGTTCCAGACCATGGCCAAAATTGCCCTGGCTGAAGGCGACTACGTGGGCTTTCAGTTCTTGCAATGGTTCTTAGAAGAGCAGGTCGAGGAAGTGAGCAGCATGGAGAAGTACCTGGCCCTGGTCGAGAGCGGTATTAACCTCTTCCAGGCCGAGGCCTTGCTGGAAGTTGAGGCTTAG
- a CDS encoding rhodanese-like domain-containing protein, whose protein sequence is MQTIKPELLKSFLQENPVVVDVRPPEQYSPGDLEGALHIPLRDIQQGHHNLPKDRPLLLICERGVMSELAGLYLEAAGYQQVYHLEGGLQKLRKVAEGL, encoded by the coding sequence ATGCAAACCATCAAGCCCGAGCTGCTCAAAAGCTTTCTTCAAGAGAACCCGGTGGTGGTGGATGTGCGGCCGCCTGAGCAGTACAGCCCAGGCGACCTCGAGGGCGCTTTGCACATCCCTTTGCGCGATATCCAGCAAGGCCACCACAACCTGCCCAAAGACCGCCCTTTGCTGCTCATCTGCGAGCGGGGGGTGATGAGCGAGCTGGCCGGGCTTTACCTCGAGGCCGCCGGCTACCAGCAGGTGTACCATCTCGAGGGCGGCCTGCAAAAGCTGCGCAAGGTGGCCGAAGGGCTGTAG